In a genomic window of Rhizophagus irregularis chromosome 11, complete sequence:
- a CDS encoding uncharacterized protein (SECRETED:cutsite_VNS-SQ; SECRETED:prob_0.9528); SECRETED:SignalP(1-23), which produces MKLSTFTFIALFLSLCLISMVNSSQINSLNSNNEIIKRNDSSRKLVKRCRRGCGGGRTANKPGGGRK; this is translated from the exons atgaaATTATCTACTTTTACTTTCATCGCTTTATTCCTATCCTTATGTTTAATTTCCATGGTAAATAGTTCACAAATTAATTcgttaaattcaaataatgaaattattaaacgAAATGATTCATCCAGAAA attGGTCAAACGTTGTCGAAGAGGTTGTGGAGGCGGTCGAACTGCGAACAAGCCAGGAGGTGGTcgtaaataa